The following are from one region of the Salmo trutta chromosome 20, fSalTru1.1, whole genome shotgun sequence genome:
- the rev1 gene encoding DNA repair protein REV1 isoform X3, with amino-acid sequence MSRDGRRKRDRDDNGWASRGGYMAAKVSKLDEQFKMDAPREKQKDGACPSIFTGVAIYVNGYTDPSADELRRLMMLHGGQFHMYYSRSKTTHIIATNLPNSKIQELRAQKVVRPEWITDSIKAGHLLSYLQYQLYAKQKGLSFPSVCVRQGQEAAGPSHSLPVPSLNNLIPGLNNPAPSLGKPLSSQHTPTSSHSHLHIDNLLPQPNPSLPLPSHLNPQPSPSLPLPLPSHLNPQSRHFSPGHCLLSPYSSNHIYSDPGHIPHHPPSQGQPKPGCIRPLAPADTHLQTPGPVPAHPSHEHSKPGHAQPQSSLSFSSHLQHSYRDLDFRLNGSLLTSYDKTRTAQINWVQEGGGEDPCPVRPTRGATDPPLTNGHAHPVNGALKPLDLSPNPTRPTDTLLNPDRKSTGGSVSLHPASPLSTSPLKSDPPKLLQSPPRNATPPLVSHHRHHAQLANEQRPKPPPPTYQEATAALASRPLDLPPPKPRQSDSPPEKPLPLDNPNRSPSPVRLNGSHHNAFAPNPAPLETNNLSAIPSNPAPPDSDHQSALAKTGGIISEFYSHSRLHHISTWRSEFSEYVNTLQSRRRATGGATFPGRDRLKRQRREGSSAAPGPQSCILHVDMDCFFVSVGIRHRPDLKGKPVAVTSNRGPGRVAQRPGVDRQLELQYYQRKYSHAGVSERKDGDLEDMTSAESHVSHGNGVDPDTTCLSMAEIASCSYEARQAGVRNGMFFGQAKQLCPSLQSVPYDFQAYKEVALAMYETLASYTHNIEALSCDEALVDGSALLAELGATPEELASAIRTDVRERTGCTASVGMGSNILLARMATRKAKPDGQYLLRSEEVDDFIRDHTVTSLPGVGRSMGAKLASLGVRSCGDLQQVSLQQLQKEFGPRTGQTLFRFCRGLDDRPVRSEKERKSVSAEMNYNIRFTQVDEAESFLTNLSMEVQKRLQGAGLRGRRLTLKVMVRKVGAPVEPSKYGGHGICDNLARSVTLAQSTDSGQLIASEVIKLFHAMRLEVQDLRGVGLQVQLLDGAHSAPHDPSGPKTRSIRDMLLAQRPPAQHNHTDLLPDAPVADSTTNQEKSSSAKVPPPFSTLRPPSPADPIPGTSKEEPLPTTRTPNHVRTRLNLSIEVPSPSQVDRSVLDALPAELREQVERSWTHRETKRSHNGSHHRPFSPHPSSLLSSPSSPPPPAALPVGTLVLQIPNQPGQPGSTGIILELPDFSQVDPEVFAALPRELQEELRSAYGRRETAQAQGIIMAEQRNPLLQLKQVGAGRVKRRYKKKNANSSPTKKGPSPLKRPHPPGNSPAKALQHPLRPRDLSNGLKLENGPSTSSLKQDVPETLSKFTPRPEPTLAGACDFTDIRTLLREWVTTISEPMEEDILQVVKYCTDLIEDKDLEKLDLVIKYMKRLMQQSVESVWSMAFDFILDNVQQSG; translated from the exons ATGAGTCGAGATGGGCGGAGGAAGAGGGACAGGGATGACAACGGTTGGGCTTCCAGG GGTGGCTACATGGCTGCTAAGGTGTCCAAGCTGGATGAGCAGTTTAAGATGGACGCccccagagagaaacagaaagatggAGCCTGCCCTAGCATCTTCACTGGGGTGGCCATCTATGTCAACGGGTACACAG ACCCCAGTGCGGACGAGCTGCGCAGGCTGATGATGCTGCATGGGGGTCAGTTTCACATGTACTACTCCCGCTCCAAGACAACCCACATAATCGCCACCAACCTGCCCAACAGCAAGATACAGGAGCTGAGGGCCCAGAAGGTGGTCCGGCCTGAGTGGATCACTGACAG TATCAAGGCTGGCCATCTCCTGTCCTACCTGCAGTACCAGCTCTATGCCAAGCAGAAAGGCCTGAGcttccccagtgtgtgtgttcgcCAGGGCCAGGAGGCAGCAGGACCCAGCCACAGCCTCCCTGTACCCAGTCTCAATAACCTCATACCTGGCCTCAACAACCCAGCCCCCAGCCTTGGGAAGCCCCTATCCAGCCAACACACTCCCACATCCAGCCACAGTCATCTACACATAGACAATCTCCTCCCCCAGCCCAACCCCTCGCTCCCCCTCCCCAGTCACCTCAACCCCCAGCCCAGCCCCtcgctccccctccccctccccagtcACCTCAACCCTCAGTCCAGACACTTTAGCCCAGGACACTGCCTCCTTAGCCCCTACTCCTCCAATCACATCTACTCTGACCCAGGACACATCCCCCATCACCCACCCAGCCAAGGGCAGCCCAAGCCAGGCTGCATCCGGCCTCTTGCTCCAGCCGACACCCACTTACAGACCCCCGGTCCCGTCCCAGCTCACCCCAGCCATGAGCACTCTAAACCTGGGCATGCGCaacctcagtccagcctctcctTCTCCAGCCACCTCCAGCACAGCTACCGGGATCTGGACTTCAGACT AAATGGATCATTACTGACCTCCTATGACAAGACGAGGACCGCCCAAATAAACTGGGTGCAAGAGGGGGGCGGGGAGGACCCCTGTCCTGTCAGACCCACCAGAGGGGCAACGGACCCCCCTCTGACCAACGGTCACGCCCACCCTGTGAATGGTGCCTTAAAGCCTCTGGATCTCTCCCCCAACCCCACACGACCCACAGACACACTCCTGAACCCTGACAGGAAGTCCACGGGGGGGTCTGTGTCCCTGCATCCTGCCAGCCCCCTATCCACCTCCCCTTTGAAATCTGACCCCCCCAAACTTCTCCAGAGCCCCCCCAGAAACGCAACCCCTCCCCTTGTGTCTCACCACAGACACCACGCACAACTGGCCAATGAACAGAGACCCAAACCCCCGCCGCCCACCTATCAGGAGGCGACGGCTGCCTTGGCATCCCGCCCCCTCGATCTCCCACCTCCGAAGCCCCGTCAATCAGATTCCCCTCCTGAGAAGCCCCTCCCCCTTGATAACCCAAACCGCTCCCCTTCCCCTGTCCGTCTGAATGGCAGTCACCACAATGCCTTTGCTCCTAACCCCGCCCCTCTTGAAACCAACAACTTATCAGCTATTCCCTCAAATCCCGCCCCTCCAGACAGCGACCACCAATCAGCACTGGCGAAGACAGGGGGGATCATCTCAGAGTTCTACTCCCACTCTCGTCTACATCACATCTCCACATGGAGGAGTGAGTTCTCTGAGTATGTCAACACGCTGCAGAGCAGGAGGAGGGCCACAGGGGGCGCCACATTCCCCGGGAGAGACAGGCTCAAAcgccagaggagagagg GTTCGTCAGCTGCTCCTGGCCCTCAGTCCTGTATCCTGCATGTGGACATGGACTGTTTCTTTGTCTCTGTGGGGATCAGACACAGGCCCGACCTCAAAG ggAAGCCAGTAGCTGTGACCAGTAACCGTGGTCCAGGCAGAGTCGCTCAGAGGCCTGGTGTTGACCGCCAGCTGGAGCTGCAGTACTACCAGAGGAAATACTCCCATGCAGGTGTCTCAGAGAGGAAGGATGGGGACCTGGAGGACATGACCTCGGCCGAGAGTCACGTCTCCCACGGAAATGGTGTGGACCCGGACACAACCTGCCTCTCTATGGCTGAGATTGCCTCCTGTAGCTACGAGGCCAG GCAGGCAGGAGTGAGGAACGGGATGTTTTTTGGCCAGGCCAAACAGCTGTGTCCCTCCCTGCAGTCTGTCCCTTACGACTTCCAGGCCTACAAGGAGGTGGCCCTGGCCATGTACGAGACCCTCGCCAG TTATACTCACAACATTGAAGCTCTGAGTTGTGATGAGGCGTTGGTGGATGGCTCTGCCCTGCTGGCTGAGTTGGGTGCTACACCTGAAGAGCTGGCCAGCGCCATCCGGACAGATGTCAGGGAGAGGACCGGGTGCACTGCCTCGGTGGGCATGG GGTCCAACATCCTGCTGGCGAGGATGGCGACCCGGAAGGCCAAGCCGGACGGACAGTACCTCCTGAGGTCAGAGGAAGTGGATGACTTCATCAGGGACCACACGGTCACTAGCCTGCCAG GTGTGGGCCGGTCTATGGGCGCAAAGCTGGCGTCTCTGGGTGTGAGGTCGTGTGGGGACCTGCAGCAGGTGTCTCTACAGCAACTGCAGAAGGAGTTTGGCCCTCGCACCGGGCAGACCCTCTTCAGGTTCTGCCGAGGTCTGGACGACCGGCCCGTCCGCAGCGAGAAGGAGAGGAAGTCTGTCTCGGCCGAGATGAACTACAACATCCGCTTCACACAG gtGGACGAGGCGGAGTCGTTCCTGACCAACCTGTCCATGGAGGTGCAGAAGCGTCTTCAGGGGGCGGGGCTCAGGGGTCGCAGACTGACCCTAAAGGTCATGGTGCGTAAGGTGGGGGCCCCTGTGGAGCCATCCAAATATGGTGGTCACGGCATCTGTGACAATCTGGCCAG gTCAGTGACCCTGGCCCAGTCGACAGACAGTGGTCAGCTGATAGCCAGTGAGGTCATCAAGCTGTTCCACGCAATGAGGCTGGAGGTGCAGGACCTGAGGGGGGTGGGCCTTCAGGTGCAGCTCCTTGATGGGGCCCACTCAGCCCCCCATGACCCCTCCGGCCCTAAAACGCGCTCCATCAGAGACATGCTTCTGGCCCAGCGGCCCCCCGCCCAACACAaccacacag ATTTGCTACCTGATGCTCCTGTTGCTGACTCAACCACCAATCAAGAGAAGAGTTCCTCTGCCAAAGTCCCGCCCCCCTTCTCCACTCTCCGCCCTCCTTCACCTGCTGATCCAATCCCAGGGACGAGTAAAGAAGAGCCGCTGCCCACTACACGCACACCTAACCATGTTCGGACGCGCCTCAACCTCAGCATCGAGGTCCCCTCTCCTTCACAG gtgGACAGGTCAGTGTTGGACGCCTTGCCTGCGGAATTGAGAGAACAGGTGGAGCGCTCATGGACCCACAGAGAGACAAAGCGATCCCACAACGGGTCACACCACCGCCCCTTTAGCCCTCACCCCTCTTCCCTtctttcttccccctcctctcctcctccccctgctgCCCTTCCTGTAGGAACACTGGTGCTTCAGATCCCCAACCAGCCTGGACAGCCCGGCTCCACGGGCATCATCCTGGAACTGCCTGACTTctcccag GTTGACCCGGAGGTGTTTGCAGCGCTCCCCAGAGAGCTCCAGGAGGAACTGCGTTCAGCGTACGGCCGCAGAGAGACCGCCCAGGCACAAGGGATCATCATGG CAGAGCAGAGGAACCCCCTGTTGCAGCTGAAGCAGGTTGGAGCGGGTCGGGTGAAGAGGCGCTACAAGAAGAAGAACGCCAACTCCAGCCCCACTAAGAAAGGCCCCTCCCCTCTAAAGAGGCCCCACCCACCAGGAAACAGCCCTGCCAAAGCCCTACAGCACCCGCTCAGACCGAGGGACCTATCCAACGGCCTCAAG CTGGAGAATGGACCTTCCACATCCTCCCTAAAGCAGGATGTCCCAGAGACTCTGTCTAAGTTCACCCCTCGCCCTGAACCCACCTTGGCTGGAGCCTGTGATTTCACGGACATCCGAACACTACTCAGAGAATGGGTCACTACCATCTCAG AACCCATGGAGGAGGACATTCTGCAGGTGGTCAAGTACTGCACTGATCTGATCGAGGACAAAGACCTGGAGAAACTTGACCTGGTCATCAAGTACATGAAGAG GTTGATGCAGCAGTCTGTGGAGTCTGTGTGGAGCATGGCCTTTGACTTCATCCTGGACAACGTGCAG CAGAGTGGATGA